ACTATCCGCTtgattacatttatattgacTATCACTACGTTGACGTCAGGATATGTCATTAAGCATTCAAAAAACAATGATTTCACATCAGTAACTAAACTATCAACGGAACTACCAAGCGGTAGAGATGTGTCTGTTACAACTGTACCTTCATCTACAGTTGCTTATTATGTATGCTTTGCATATACTACACTATTTTCAGGCACCTGCAATTGTAAGACTGAATCAACAACTGTACCTAGTTCTACAACCGATGGGTCTAAAGACGTTTCTACAAAATCTCCGACCACCACACGTATCACAAATGAGCCTCAAACAACAACTGTACCTAGTTCTACAACCGATGGGTCAATAGACGTTTCTACAAAATCTCCGAGCACTACACGGACCACAAAAGAGCCTCAAACAACAACTGTACCTAGTTCTACAACCGATGATTCTGAAGACGTTTCTACCAAATCTCCGACCACCACACGTATCACAAATGAGCCTCAAACAACAACTGTACCTAGTTCTACAATCGATGATTCTGAAGACGTTTTTACCAAATCCTCGACCACCACACGCATCACAAATAAGCCTCAAACAACAACTGTACCTAGTTCTACAAGCAATGATTCTGAAGACGTTTCTACCAAATCTCCGACCACCACACGTATCACAAATGAGCCTCAAACAACAACTGTACCTAGTTCTACAACCGATGGGTCAAAAGACGTTTCTACAAAATCTCCAATCACTACACGGAGCATAAATGAGCCTCAAACAACAACTGTACCTAGTTCTACAACCAATGATTCTGAAGACGTTTCTACAAAATCTCCGACCACCACACGTATCACAAATGAGCCTCAAACAACAACTGTACCTAGTTCTACAATCGATGATTCTGAAGACGTTTTTACCAAATCTCCGACCACCACACGTATCACAAATGAGCCTCAAACAACAACTGTACCTAGTTCTACAACCGATGGGTCAAAAGACGTTTCTACAAAATCTCCAATCACTACACGGAGCATAAATGAGCCTCAAACAACAACTGTACCTAGTTCTACAACCAATGATTCTGAAGACGTTTCTACAAAATCTCCGACCACCACACGTATCACAAATGAGCCTCAAACAACAACTGTACCTAGTTCTACAACCGATGGGTCAATAGACGTTTCTACAAAATCTCCGACCACCACACGTATCACAAATGAGCCTCAAACAACAACTGTACCTAGTTCTACAAGCAATGATTCTGAAGACGTTTCTACCAAATCTCCGACCACCACACGTATCACAAATGAGCCTCAAACAACAACTGTACCTAGTTCTACAATCGATGATTCTGAAGACGTTTTTACCAAATCCTCGACCACCACACGCATCACAAATAAGCCTCGAACAACAACTGTACCTAGTTCTACAACCGATGAGTCTAAAGATGATTCTACCAAATCTACGACCACCACACGCATCACAAATAAACCTCAAACAACAACTGTGCCTGGTTCTACAACTGATGATTTTGATGAAAGTGATGAATGGGATGAATGTGACGAAAGTGACGAAAGTTGTGATTTCTGGGAAATATATATATGGACCGCTCTCGTcaattaaatgttgattatttcAATTGGTTGTTTACTCTTTTatgtatgaaatgtataattgtgttggatataatttgcaaataatataaCGTGAATTTAGTACTTGCTACTTATATTGGTtacttatatcttatatttttcgttaattatggtatagtaattattaattgataattttaatcaaatcatttgTTATATGCGCTTGATCATCAACCAAGTAAactggtaaataaaaaaaataatatgaataacaataacaaaattatataattatataattaattttattaattttataacagaaaacatattatttgattatttttttcgataaatgaccaattttatgtataaaaaattgttcaaataaaagttttcattaataattattataacatacccAATCTTATACAAACTCATCCATCCacctaagtaaaatattaaatgataattcacACAGCA
The sequence above is drawn from the Acyrthosiphon pisum isolate AL4f unplaced genomic scaffold, pea_aphid_22Mar2018_4r6ur Scaffold_4157;HRSCAF=4703, whole genome shotgun sequence genome and encodes:
- the LOC103311520 gene encoding mucin-5AC-like, yielding MDTIRLITFILTITTLTSGYVIKHSKNNDFTSVTKLSTELPSGRDVSVTTVPSSTVAYYVCFAYTTLFSGTCNCKTESTTVPSSTTDGSKDVSTKSPTTTRITNEPQTTTVPSSTTDGSIDVSTKSPSTTRTTKEPQTTTVPSSTTDDSEDVSTKSPTTTRITNEPQTTTVPSSTIDDSEDVFTKSSTTTRITNKPQTTTVPSSTSNDSEDVSTKSPTTTRITNEPQTTTVPSSTTDGSKDVSTKSPITTRSINEPQTTTVPSSTTNDSEDVSTKSPTTTRITNEPQTTTVPSSTIDDSEDVFTKSPTTTRITNEPQTTTVPSSTTDGSKDVSTKSPITTRSINEPQTTTVPSSTTNDSEDVSTKSPTTTRITNEPQTTTVPSSTTDGSIDVSTKSPTTTRITNEPQTTTVPSSTSNDSEDVSTKSPTTTRITNEPQTTTVPSSTIDDSEDVFTKSSTTTRITNKPRTTTVPSSTTDESKDDSTKSTTTTRITNKPQTTTVPGSTTDDFDESDEWDECDESDESCDFWEIYIWTALVN